One Methanobacterium sp. genomic region harbors:
- a CDS encoding DUF2162 family putative transporter produces the protein MAELVWECLIISLILLFGVNIGLAMGLTEIRKKEALAFSISYGLVTLIISILANFLNSALYSTINYCIFAVLGIIGVITLLSGIYTIKKWKETKKELYSLKSAAMLSSSACYFAGFMSAAVLLSKEITTSFLEFNLFMSIALILAIMGFHLFSKILRHAEMPYPVLLGNFMILNGFYFLISAALIPNIAELSSVQTSALSINSDISSLIFLIMGLVGIFLIGAYLKGEGITSTEDILQRIKLTAFDKTKKTKQSK, from the coding sequence ATGGCAGAACTAGTATGGGAATGTTTAATCATATCATTAATCCTATTATTTGGTGTTAATATTGGCCTTGCAATGGGCCTTACAGAGATCCGCAAAAAGGAGGCCCTTGCATTTTCAATATCATATGGTTTAGTCACGCTGATCATAAGCATACTGGCCAATTTTTTAAACAGCGCATTATACAGCACTATTAATTACTGCATCTTTGCAGTACTTGGAATTATAGGAGTTATAACCCTTTTAAGTGGGATTTACACCATTAAAAAATGGAAAGAAACAAAAAAAGAACTTTACTCTCTTAAATCAGCGGCCATGTTGTCCTCATCTGCATGTTACTTTGCAGGATTTATGTCCGCTGCAGTACTTTTAAGTAAAGAAATAACAACTTCTTTCCTGGAGTTCAACTTATTTATGAGTATTGCATTAATTTTAGCAATAATGGGATTCCATTTATTTTCCAAAATTTTAAGGCATGCAGAAATGCCCTATCCTGTTTTACTTGGAAATTTCATGATTTTAAATGGATTTTATTTTTTAATAAGCGCGGCACTTATTCCAAATATTGCGGAATTATCTTCGGTTCAAACAAGCGCATTATCTATAAATTCAGATATTTCATCACTGATTTTCCTTATAATGGGATTGGTAGGGATTTTCTTAATAGGAGCTTACCTAAAAGGAGAGGGAATTACAAGCACGGAAGATATCCTGCAAAGAATAAAGTTAACAGCGTTTGACAAAACCAAAAAAACTAAACAATCAAAATAA
- a CDS encoding DUF2097 domain-containing protein, with protein sequence METEIILSANDVVDYVKNEVKQYDILEISYNMVYVPGEVLDIEEDEEDESLNLTLQLMGELLNDTVHLDLTQIKDDILEIRHTNTDDELVIIVIEETLK encoded by the coding sequence ATGGAAACTGAAATAATATTGAGTGCCAATGACGTTGTAGATTACGTCAAAAATGAAGTTAAACAGTATGATATTCTGGAAATTTCGTATAATATGGTGTATGTACCTGGAGAAGTTCTGGATATAGAAGAAGATGAAGAAGATGAAAGCTTAAACCTCACACTTCAATTAATGGGCGAATTATTAAATGATACAGTCCATCTTGATTTAACACAGATTAAAGATGATATTTTGGAAATTCGACATACCAACACCGACGATGAACTTGTTATAATTGTTATTGAAGAAACTTTAAAATAA
- a CDS encoding MotA/TolQ/ExbB proton channel family protein, with the protein MQIIGSEILSNLLYLIAQSLLIPVILVLLAFIVYAVLSLGSFLTEKFSKSKFDVDKTEALIRAISKSANPEEMAKHVQDSELPVDQKKVLVKIISNHDIGSKSRRALATKLIEEEELKFSNITQRTDILIRLGPTMGLMGTLIPLGPGLSALGTGDINSLAQSLILAFNTTIAGLAAGSVGFIISRYRKKWYADDLSILDAIVDSTLEVLDKCQEKGSF; encoded by the coding sequence ATGCAAATTATTGGAAGCGAAATTTTAAGTAATTTATTATATTTAATAGCTCAAAGCTTGCTTATACCCGTTATATTAGTTCTTCTAGCCTTTATAGTATATGCAGTTTTAAGTTTAGGGAGTTTTTTAACCGAAAAATTTTCAAAATCAAAATTCGATGTGGACAAAACAGAAGCGTTGATAAGAGCCATCTCAAAATCAGCCAATCCTGAAGAAATGGCGAAGCACGTTCAGGACAGCGAGCTCCCTGTTGACCAGAAAAAAGTGCTGGTAAAAATTATCTCCAACCACGACATTGGTTCAAAATCAAGAAGGGCACTTGCTACAAAACTAATTGAGGAAGAAGAGCTCAAATTTTCAAATATAACTCAAAGAACAGATATATTAATAAGATTAGGTCCAACTATGGGCCTTATGGGAACTTTAATCCCTTTAGGCCCAGGATTATCTGCACTTGGAACTGGGGATATAAATTCATTAGCACAATCTTTAATATTAGCATTTAATACCACAATAGCAGGTTTAGCAGCTGGTTCAGTAGGTTTTATCATATCAAGATACAGGAAAAAATGGTATGCTGATGATTTATCCATTTTAGACGCAATAGTTGATTCAACGCTGGAGGTTCTGGACAAATGCCAAGAAAAAGGAAGTTTTTAG
- a CDS encoding ATP-binding cassette domain-containing protein, translating to MQTKIQDDPMFLEVQNLSVDLGEFYLDNVNLSLDKNSYMVIIGPTGSGKSVLLETIAGFYRAEKGKIFLEEKEITELNPENRGISIVYQDYVLFPHMNIFENISYGLKKKTNDKEIIKSKVLKMAKLLKIDHLLHRNPDTLSGGEKQRTAIARSLIVEPRVLLMDEPFSAVDVSTHAYLTKLIKNVIADYETTCIHVTHNFNDVWNLADKVAVMKEGKILQQDIPTEVFSKPSHNFVADFVGIHNIFEGKIIKKEGSLTKIKLDSDLIIYSSDSSEDSGKILVGIRPENVIFSNETFVSSVQNQIKGVVNEIVKVGPIVWIEVKIGEINFKGILTPNSCEKLKIKKGKNIYLSFKSVNVKIIDKKEFYTP from the coding sequence ATGCAAACGAAAATACAGGATGATCCAATGTTTTTAGAAGTTCAAAATTTGAGTGTTGATCTCGGAGAATTTTACCTTGACAATGTGAATTTAAGTCTGGATAAGAACAGTTACATGGTGATCATCGGCCCAACTGGTTCAGGCAAATCTGTCCTCTTAGAAACAATTGCTGGATTTTACAGGGCAGAAAAAGGAAAAATATTCCTCGAAGAAAAAGAAATAACAGAGTTAAATCCTGAAAACCGTGGGATAAGTATAGTCTATCAGGATTATGTACTTTTTCCCCATATGAACATCTTTGAAAATATATCCTATGGATTAAAGAAAAAAACAAATGATAAAGAAATAATAAAATCTAAAGTTTTAAAGATGGCTAAACTCCTTAAAATTGATCATCTTTTACATAGGAATCCTGATACCTTAAGTGGTGGCGAAAAACAGAGAACTGCCATTGCAAGATCCCTTATTGTCGAACCAAGAGTACTGCTTATGGATGAGCCATTCAGTGCCGTTGATGTAAGTACCCATGCCTACCTTACGAAGCTAATTAAAAATGTAATAGCAGACTATGAAACTACATGTATCCATGTAACTCATAACTTTAATGATGTCTGGAACTTAGCTGATAAAGTGGCAGTTATGAAAGAAGGTAAAATTCTTCAACAGGATATACCCACAGAAGTATTTTCAAAACCTTCCCACAATTTTGTTGCAGACTTCGTAGGCATACACAATATTTTTGAAGGCAAAATCATCAAAAAAGAAGGTTCTCTAACTAAAATAAAGTTAGATTCGGATTTAATCATATACAGTTCAGATTCATCTGAAGATTCAGGTAAAATTCTAGTAGGTATAAGACCAGAAAATGTTATTTTTTCAAATGAAACCTTTGTTTCTTCTGTTCAAAATCAGATTAAGGGAGTTGTAAACGAAATTGTAAAAGTTGGCCCTATAGTCTGGATAGAAGTTAAAATAGGAGAAATTAACTTTAAAGGGATTTTAACCCCAAATTCATGTGAAAAATTAAAGATTAAAAAAGGGAAAAACATCTATTTAAGTTTTAAATCGGTTAATGTCAAAATAATTGATAAAAAGGAGTTCTATACTCCATAA
- a CDS encoding DUF2097 domain-containing protein: MEKEITMDCDAAIEYIKNNVKTYDNIELSYNRVYTPGEVINVETECLKDRETCSVMVQVQGDTLNSTIEIDLEEVKDDLIEIRHTPKGQEDITVIVIDRCGD, encoded by the coding sequence ATGGAAAAAGAGATAACAATGGATTGTGACGCTGCTATTGAATACATAAAAAATAATGTAAAAACCTATGACAACATAGAATTGTCTTATAACAGAGTTTATACTCCGGGAGAAGTTATAAACGTTGAAACTGAGTGTTTAAAAGACAGGGAAACCTGCAGTGTAATGGTTCAAGTACAGGGTGACACATTAAATTCAACCATTGAAATAGACCTGGAAGAAGTAAAAGACGACTTAATTGAAATTAGACATACTCCTAAAGGCCAGGAAGACATAACTGTAATTGTTATTGACAGATGTGGCGATTAA
- a CDS encoding iron ABC transporter substrate-binding protein, translating to MKNYFILIAALFLITASVGGHYLTENGYLSMGGNTTITDMANRTLTVPSPVNHVLATSPTTTIMIYMLAPEKLLAFNYQTTAEEQAYMPDQYKNLPSAGGWYGSQTADYEQYISMNPDVIFDSVSTSDSGSEDAATVATLNARQKQLGSIPDVGVADTSNVTTFSSSIEFLGKVLGKEGEAQKLNDFNAKVQKEVKNGVSSISDSEKVTVYYAKGSTGLQTAPAGSAHTQLIELCGGKNVVSAQSGGEGIVSVSIEQVLKWNPDVIITSDSTFYSNVYKNSSWNEITAVKNKRVYLAPQGPFKWFGQPDGANMIIGIPWTAKILYPDKFKNLDLTGEVKEFYSEFYHYDLSDDDVTKLLKGSGMNSSMIS from the coding sequence ATGAAGAATTATTTTATTTTAATTGCAGCACTATTCTTAATAACCGCATCAGTGGGAGGGCACTATCTAACAGAGAATGGATATCTCTCAATGGGAGGTAACACCACCATAACAGATATGGCTAACAGAACATTGACTGTTCCGTCTCCTGTAAACCATGTACTGGCAACTTCTCCAACCACGACAATCATGATATATATGCTAGCTCCTGAGAAGCTACTAGCTTTTAATTACCAGACAACAGCTGAAGAACAAGCTTACATGCCGGATCAATATAAAAACTTACCATCAGCGGGAGGATGGTACGGATCACAAACTGCTGATTACGAACAATACATATCAATGAACCCTGATGTGATATTTGACAGCGTTTCAACATCTGATTCTGGATCGGAAGATGCGGCTACGGTGGCCACCCTCAACGCAAGACAGAAACAACTGGGTTCAATACCCGATGTTGGTGTGGCTGATACCAGTAATGTTACCACATTTAGCTCTTCCATCGAGTTCCTCGGAAAAGTACTGGGAAAAGAAGGTGAAGCCCAAAAATTAAATGATTTCAATGCCAAAGTCCAAAAAGAAGTTAAAAATGGAGTATCTAGCATATCTGACAGTGAAAAAGTAACTGTTTATTATGCTAAGGGTTCTACAGGACTTCAAACTGCCCCTGCAGGCTCTGCACACACACAGTTAATTGAGCTTTGCGGTGGAAAAAATGTGGTTAGTGCTCAGTCAGGTGGAGAAGGAATTGTCAGTGTATCCATAGAACAGGTTTTAAAATGGAATCCGGATGTTATTATAACTTCAGACTCAACATTCTATTCAAATGTTTACAAGAATTCCAGCTGGAATGAAATAACTGCCGTCAAAAATAAAAGAGTGTATCTTGCGCCACAGGGACCTTTCAAATGGTTTGGCCAGCCAGACGGTGCAAATATGATTATTGGAATTCCATGGACAGCTAAAATACTTTATCCTGACAAATTCAAGAATTTAGATTTAACAGGTGAAGTTAAAGAATTCTATTCTGAATTCTACCATTATGATCTAAGCGATGATGATGTTACTAAACTCCTGAAAGGGTCTGGAATGAATTCCAGCATGATAAGTTAA
- the wtpC gene encoding tungstate ABC transporter ATP-binding protein WtpC, which produces MIRIENLSNDWKEFKINNINLQVKDNEYFIILGPSGSGKTMLLELIAGMWPLDSGKIYMDNRDITTLPPEKRGIGFVYQNYMLFPHKTVFENIAFGLKVRKVRDEEIKTRVKEMMDLLKISHLADRLPRTLSGGEQQRTALARALIIYPKILLMDEPLSALDRKTRDELMQELKEIHRKFDVTLVHVTHNFDEALMLADRIAIMRNGEISQVGTSTEIFRHPADKFVADFVGAENIIEGTAKKDGERLTIINTGNISIYSTEQKHGHVHITVRPEDIILSTQKVETSARNVFKGSIKEIVDTGALIKLTIDVGEPLVVFLTRQSFLDMELNIGKSVWTYFKATAVHVF; this is translated from the coding sequence ATGATAAGAATTGAAAACCTTTCAAATGATTGGAAAGAATTTAAAATAAATAACATTAACCTGCAGGTCAAAGACAACGAGTACTTCATCATTTTAGGCCCAAGCGGATCTGGTAAGACCATGCTTCTAGAATTAATTGCAGGAATGTGGCCCCTTGATTCAGGTAAAATTTACATGGACAACAGGGATATTACAACGCTTCCCCCAGAAAAAAGAGGAATCGGCTTTGTTTACCAAAATTACATGCTCTTTCCACACAAAACCGTGTTCGAAAATATTGCATTTGGGTTGAAGGTGAGAAAAGTCCGGGACGAAGAAATAAAAACCAGGGTCAAGGAGATGATGGACCTCCTTAAGATTTCCCACCTTGCAGACCGCCTGCCACGAACTTTAAGCGGAGGGGAACAGCAGAGGACAGCTTTAGCCCGTGCCCTCATCATTTATCCTAAAATTTTACTTATGGATGAGCCTTTAAGTGCACTGGACAGGAAAACTAGAGATGAATTAATGCAGGAATTAAAGGAGATACATAGAAAATTCGATGTGACCCTTGTTCATGTCACCCATAACTTTGATGAAGCACTTATGCTTGCTGATCGAATAGCAATCATGCGGAACGGTGAAATTTCCCAGGTTGGTACCTCAACTGAAATTTTCAGGCACCCTGCAGACAAATTTGTGGCCGACTTTGTAGGGGCAGAAAATATAATCGAAGGTACTGCTAAAAAAGATGGAGAACGGCTAACTATAATAAATACTGGAAATATATCGATATATTCTACTGAACAGAAACACGGGCATGTTCACATAACTGTAAGACCTGAAGATATTATATTATCTACACAAAAAGTTGAAACCAGTGCCAGAAATGTTTTTAAAGGGTCGATTAAAGAGATAGTAGATACTGGAGCGTTGATAAAGCTAACTATTGATGTAGGCGAACCGCTGGTTGTATTTTTAACCCGGCAGTCATTTTTAGATATGGAGTTAAATATAGGAAAATCAGTCTGGACCTATTTCAAAGCCACAGCAGTACACGTTTTTTAA
- the wtpB gene encoding tungstate ABC transporter permease WtpB — MRKLDYTTIFFAFMGSFLVLFIFIPILNLMVSSDPSSIIKNLQDTEVIKSIFVSVYSALAATVIALLFGVPLAYVLARHDFFGKGLVESIIDIPVVIPHTVSGIALLLVFTSGGILGAPFSKFGIIFTDALPGVVIAMLFVSSSFVVNSAREGFESIDPRMEKVARTLGSGPLRTFFVITLPLALRSIAVGSIMCWARAISEFGAIIIIAYYPLAASTLIYQRFVNFGLSESTPVAVILISLCLILFILVRILIKGWRTYDKN; from the coding sequence ATGAGAAAACTAGATTATACAACCATTTTCTTCGCATTCATGGGATCTTTCCTGGTCCTGTTCATTTTCATTCCCATACTCAATTTAATGGTGTCTTCTGATCCCAGTTCTATCATAAAGAACCTTCAAGACACAGAAGTAATCAAATCTATATTCGTAAGTGTGTACTCTGCACTTGCAGCTACGGTTATAGCATTACTGTTCGGAGTACCGCTTGCATATGTCCTGGCAAGACATGATTTCTTTGGAAAAGGGCTTGTAGAATCAATTATTGATATTCCAGTTGTAATACCCCATACTGTAAGTGGTATTGCTCTTTTACTTGTGTTTACATCAGGAGGCATACTTGGAGCGCCGTTTAGTAAATTTGGCATCATCTTTACGGATGCACTCCCCGGTGTTGTTATTGCAATGCTTTTTGTAAGTTCTTCTTTTGTTGTAAACTCTGCAAGGGAAGGGTTTGAAAGTATTGACCCACGTATGGAAAAGGTAGCCCGTACACTTGGTTCAGGGCCTCTAAGGACATTTTTTGTTATAACTCTTCCACTCGCTTTGCGAAGTATTGCCGTTGGGTCAATAATGTGCTGGGCCCGGGCAATAAGTGAATTTGGGGCCATTATAATTATAGCTTACTACCCTCTGGCAGCTTCAACCCTTATTTACCAGAGGTTCGTGAATTTTGGATTATCAGAGTCAACTCCAGTGGCTGTTATCCTTATATCACTGTGTTTAATACTGTTTATATTAGTTAGAATTCTTATAAAAGGATGGAGAACCTATGATAAGAATTGA
- the wtpA gene encoding tungstate ABC transporter substrate-binding protein WtpA, whose protein sequence is MNNRNIAIIAIVIIAVAAIGVYGYSTYSTSSESGTIVIYAADSLGSQLNATAKEFKNQHPNVNVEIHYSGSQAAIRQITDLNKSADIMASADYGLIDQRLIPNYTSWNAKYARNNLVIAYTNKSKNSSQINSTNWYQIFNQSDVKFGFSDPNSDPAGYRAVMMIKLADSYYNNSDIFNSLVASNSAITSAANGTGYAISAPANLNPGSHIMIRDDAAQLMPSLESGALDYAIVYKNIAEQQKGSGVEYMELPGSLSLNDTQYESDYKKISLVEYSDSNDANKTKIVKLSPIVYGITVLNNAPQKQLATEFVQLLLSPTGTQIIQNSFQEPITPAIATNDSTNIPQALQQYITGGK, encoded by the coding sequence ATGAACAACAGGAATATAGCGATAATAGCTATTGTAATAATTGCTGTCGCCGCAATTGGAGTTTATGGATACAGTACATACTCAACTTCATCAGAAAGCGGTACTATAGTAATATATGCAGCAGACAGCCTGGGAAGTCAATTGAATGCTACTGCAAAGGAATTTAAAAACCAGCATCCAAATGTCAACGTAGAAATACACTATTCTGGAAGTCAAGCTGCAATCAGACAGATAACTGATCTAAATAAGAGTGCAGATATCATGGCATCAGCTGATTACGGTCTCATAGATCAGAGACTGATACCTAACTACACCAGCTGGAATGCTAAATATGCGCGTAACAACCTGGTAATTGCATACACCAACAAAAGTAAAAACAGCAGCCAGATTAACAGCACTAACTGGTACCAGATATTCAACCAGTCAGACGTAAAATTTGGTTTCAGCGATCCAAACTCTGACCCAGCAGGATACCGTGCAGTCATGATGATAAAACTTGCAGATTCCTACTACAACAACAGCGATATATTCAACAGCCTTGTTGCCTCAAATTCTGCAATTACATCTGCAGCAAACGGTACAGGATACGCAATAAGCGCTCCAGCAAACCTGAATCCCGGCTCCCACATCATGATAAGAGACGATGCAGCACAGTTAATGCCGTCCCTGGAATCCGGTGCTCTTGATTATGCTATTGTATATAAAAACATCGCAGAGCAGCAGAAAGGCTCAGGTGTAGAATACATGGAACTTCCAGGCTCATTAAGCCTTAACGACACCCAATATGAATCAGATTACAAAAAAATAAGTTTAGTAGAGTACAGCGACAGCAACGACGCCAATAAAACAAAAATAGTAAAATTGTCACCTATCGTCTACGGAATTACTGTATTGAACAACGCACCACAAAAACAGCTTGCAACAGAATTTGTCCAGCTGCTTTTAAGCCCAACTGGTACACAAATAATCCAAAACAGCTTCCAGGAACCTATAACTCCAGCAATAGCAACAAATGATTCAACCAACATTCCACAAGCTCTCCAGCAGTACATAACCGGCGGCAAATAA
- the modA gene encoding molybdate ABC transporter substrate-binding protein encodes MDTKNIAIIAVIAVVIIVAGIYASGVLTGGNSASGNITVLAGAGTMKAMNELKTNFEKEHPGTTVNIQYGNSGELFATLSSQKSADMVVPGDLTFMDNAKSKGYIDNSTVKPIVYHIPVIAVQKGNPKNITSVKDLGKSGIKVALGDTNGTAVGKQSIKILNKTGDLVAVKSNVVVYAPTVNQLLTYLTSGQVDAAIVTEDIANTSASEGKIEIIQIPEDQNAIATIGVGLTTFTKNKDLAMQFEDYITSSNGLAVWEKNGFKPVNQ; translated from the coding sequence ATGGATACAAAAAACATCGCAATTATTGCAGTCATAGCAGTTGTAATTATAGTTGCAGGCATATATGCAAGCGGCGTCTTAACAGGCGGAAACAGTGCAAGCGGAAATATCACTGTTTTAGCTGGCGCAGGCACTATGAAAGCTATGAACGAATTAAAAACAAATTTTGAAAAAGAACATCCAGGTACAACAGTTAATATACAATACGGTAACAGCGGAGAGCTTTTTGCAACATTAAGCTCACAAAAAAGTGCAGACATGGTAGTTCCAGGAGACCTGACATTTATGGACAACGCTAAAAGTAAAGGTTACATCGATAACAGTACCGTTAAACCGATAGTATACCACATACCAGTCATAGCAGTCCAGAAAGGAAACCCTAAAAATATAACTTCTGTAAAAGACCTGGGTAAATCTGGAATTAAAGTTGCTTTAGGAGATACCAACGGTACCGCTGTCGGTAAACAGAGTATAAAAATACTCAATAAAACAGGCGACTTAGTTGCAGTTAAAAGTAACGTCGTTGTCTATGCACCTACTGTAAACCAGCTCTTAACTTACCTCACATCAGGTCAGGTTGATGCAGCTATAGTAACAGAAGATATAGCAAATACAAGTGCTTCTGAAGGTAAAATCGAAATAATACAGATTCCAGAGGACCAGAATGCCATTGCTACCATTGGTGTTGGCTTAACCACTTTCACTAAAAATAAGGACCTTGCTATGCAGTTTGAAGACTACATAACCTCCTCTAATGGCCTGGCAGTATGGGAGAAAAACGGATTTAAACCTGTAAATCAATAA
- a CDS encoding DUF2149 domain-containing protein, whose product MPRKRKFLEYEDDDDPSSGMGSLTDCMLVLALGFMIFAIMALQSNPTLFSESSSGSSPNSVSVSTGQTINDTPGNQSGSGNNYQQMGTVYKDPKTGKLIMVSQ is encoded by the coding sequence ATGCCAAGAAAAAGGAAGTTTTTAGAATACGAAGATGATGATGATCCCTCCTCAGGAATGGGCAGCCTGACAGACTGCATGTTGGTTCTGGCACTTGGATTTATGATATTTGCCATTATGGCGTTACAGAGCAATCCTACATTATTTTCAGAGTCATCATCAGGGTCTAGCCCGAATTCAGTTTCAGTTAGCACGGGCCAAACCATCAATGATACTCCAGGTAATCAATCAGGGTCAGGCAATAATTACCAGCAGATGGGAACGGTTTATAAAGACCCTAAAACGGGTAAGCTTATCATGGTCAGCCAGTAG
- a CDS encoding ABC transporter permease, producing the protein MKSKLEITFISISFIFTALLFIIIGSLFFMPSLQGFIQSLFSEEMATAFKLTLSTSVIAALSVILIAVPTAYSLSRYKFPLKNIVKSILDLPMAFPEIILGIALLMLFGNNLFGNFLQNLGINIVFTTTGIIIAQFFVAFPYAVRIIYSTFNYINPRYELVSRSLGYGEFETFKNITLPLAKSGIFAALVVTIARCIGTFAAVLLVGGGTYLKTETLPIAIYYNLSLGNIDMAITASIILILISFAAIFVLEKYANENTG; encoded by the coding sequence ATGAAAAGCAAGCTTGAAATAACCTTTATTTCCATTTCTTTTATTTTTACTGCACTTTTATTCATAATTATAGGCAGCCTTTTTTTTATGCCATCCTTACAAGGATTCATCCAGTCGCTTTTTTCAGAAGAAATGGCAACTGCATTTAAACTAACTTTATCTACATCAGTAATAGCAGCATTAAGCGTGATACTAATAGCTGTGCCCACTGCTTATTCACTGTCCAGATATAAGTTTCCACTTAAAAATATAGTGAAAAGTATTTTAGACCTTCCCATGGCATTTCCAGAAATTATTTTAGGTATAGCACTGCTGATGCTCTTTGGAAACAATTTATTTGGAAATTTCCTGCAGAACCTGGGCATAAATATCGTTTTCACCACAACAGGAATAATCATAGCCCAATTCTTTGTTGCATTTCCCTATGCGGTAAGAATAATTTACTCTACATTTAACTACATCAACCCCCGATATGAACTGGTTTCCAGAAGTTTAGGGTATGGAGAATTCGAAACCTTTAAAAATATAACCCTTCCCCTTGCTAAAAGTGGAATATTCGCCGCATTAGTTGTTACGATTGCCCGCTGCATAGGAACATTTGCCGCGGTCCTCCTGGTAGGCGGTGGAACATACCTAAAAACTGAAACATTACCAATTGCTATTTACTACAATTTATCACTTGGAAATATAGATATGGCCATAACAGCAAGCATAATACTTATATTGATATCATTTGCAGCCATATTCGTGCTGGAAAAATATGCAAACGAAAATACAGGATGA
- a CDS encoding cytochrome c biogenesis CcdA family protein, with product MNISFLISFFTGAASVISPCVLPLIPIIVGHSILKKKFSQTTAFILGFFLVFTIITILTVLFTAAINYYLLYFRITAALLLIGVGIFFIIDKNIFKHSYTPKSNNKNTGSFMLGFLTCLAWSPCYGPYIVAIATYSASTGNLIYTTVNMALFAAGYSLTLLLIGIFASKLNFERLITYSKWIRIGSGAIIFIAGLYLLLNLL from the coding sequence ATGAATATAAGCTTTTTAATTTCTTTTTTTACAGGTGCAGCATCAGTAATTTCGCCCTGTGTATTACCCCTTATACCAATAATTGTGGGGCATTCCATTCTAAAGAAGAAATTTTCACAAACAACAGCATTCATCCTCGGATTTTTTTTAGTTTTTACAATTATAACCATACTAACTGTCTTATTTACAGCCGCAATAAATTATTATCTTCTATATTTTAGAATAACTGCAGCATTACTTCTAATTGGAGTTGGAATATTTTTTATAATTGACAAAAACATTTTTAAACATTCTTACACTCCTAAAAGTAATAATAAAAACACAGGATCATTTATGTTAGGCTTTCTGACCTGTCTTGCTTGGTCCCCCTGTTACGGCCCATACATAGTAGCTATAGCAACTTACAGCGCATCTACTGGAAATTTAATTTATACTACAGTTAATATGGCATTATTTGCCGCGGGATATTCTTTAACCTTACTACTTATAGGAATTTTTGCTTCAAAATTGAATTTTGAAAGATTAATCACATACTCCAAATGGATAAGAATAGGATCTGGAGCCATAATCTTTATTGCAGGACTTTACCTTCTGTTAAATTTATTATAG
- a CDS encoding thioredoxin fold domain-containing protein translates to MNKFFIGLGVILVATAVVLAVFGQSIVTSDQSNVSVKWHDDLNSALQEAKNTNKSIFIDFYGEGCSYCKQLSENTLSDSSVEKKLSQDYVAVKIDTNQNPNLSSQYKIYGLPTLVILNSNGQEIKRQEGYVSADQLLNWL, encoded by the coding sequence ATGAATAAATTCTTTATTGGTCTTGGAGTTATTCTGGTGGCCACTGCAGTAGTTTTAGCTGTATTCGGACAGTCCATTGTAACTAGTGATCAATCCAACGTTAGTGTAAAATGGCATGATGATTTGAATTCAGCGCTTCAAGAAGCTAAAAATACCAATAAATCAATCTTCATAGATTTTTACGGTGAGGGATGTTCTTACTGTAAGCAGCTTAGTGAAAACACACTTTCTGATTCAAGTGTCGAGAAAAAACTCAGCCAGGATTATGTAGCAGTTAAGATTGATACAAATCAGAACCCCAATTTATCATCACAATACAAAATCTACGGACTTCCTACACTGGTCATTCTAAATTCAAATGGCCAGGAAATAAAAAGGCAGGAAGGATACGTATCAGCCGATCAATTGTTAAATTGGCTTTAA